CTTTTCTCCTTTATGTATATGTTCTTTCAAGCTTTCTTAGATGGACGAGTACACAACTGTTGCACGGAAAtgacttttttcaatttcattttatttttttttttgttttttagaaaaaatatttacaatcaaaaATTATGCAACTATCACTTAatcgatttaaaaaaaaaataaaacataaaatatacatagaaaaattaattttttaatagtaaattttattttttttaaagtgattatgcacttcataattatatgtaaaattactcttcTTTTTAAACAATCTTACTTTTGATCTGaaatttattcatcttcttttatattatctgtgaaatattttaaataattttttttattaaccatttttttaaaaaaattatataaaaaaaatcgacAAATTTAGGTGATAAGCTAATTCAACCTATATATGCCAATgcctaaagaaatttttttaattgaaccAAGTATTTTTCTAGTTTAAAAGTcgtttaaaatttatctaattattcctatttttttataggaaaaaatgaattttgaaaaaaaaaatctaattttcaggTAATTATAAATGGCCGTAAAAGCCATGGGATTTCATGATTATAATCTGAGTACTCCACATGGCAGACATGCAAGTCGGTCAAAATTTTAGTGGGTCCCAACCATAACTGCATGTTAAACCCCTGATAATGATGAGATCATTCTTCCGCgttctttatttcttgtttttgtcTCATCAGATTAAATAAACGGCATCAGCTTACTTTACATTGGAATCTACCTTTTCCAgttctcgtttttttttttttttttggttggttggtttACCACAATGTCGGTTCTCAGCAAAGACCTCAACATTGAATTCTCAACACTTCCGATGTACGCACACGTGGCAATGGATATTACTTATTCCAAGCTAACAAACAGCTAGTGTCCgtaaattttaaggaaaaaattatGCTGATGGATTTACCTAATTAACAGGCTAAGAATTCGAGGGTTTGATACTTTCTTGACTGATATTGCGCGCGTTTTGGATTTATCTGTTGGTTAAAATACTCTTGAAAAATGGTAACGGAGAAAATAGGAGCACAGAAATCAAAACTctttgcaaaatttttaaatctcttcCTAAGACATGTTAGTCAAGCAgtactctatttaaaaaataaaaatattttaatcacaaaagattacataaaaataaatttataaactgatataatttaatgtagtacatgtattagattgtaaaattacttttattataaagtaggtCTAAAAGATTTTATGAATgcacatcagtttgtagatttgcTTGTGTAATCTCTTTTATCTgtaatagttttctttaaaaaatagataaatttagaatccatataaaaaattatattttttagcaattgattttatatttttcaatggaAATGTGTGATATTTACAttcttaaaattgtatctaataatacttaatgaagaaaaaaaaataaaaacaaaattaaaaaacccaTCATGTTTAAATAGATTAACAGATCGTGGCACTTCGATCTTCTGATCTTTGGCTGAATTACAACCTAGCAAGTATATATGTAAGAATATTATGGtgagctgcatgcatgcatgttggggTCGAATAATACCACGGCAAAAGATCATTTTGAGGAGGAAGTAGCTGAAATGAATggtaatattgaatttaacgACGATGATATCCATGATGCATGGCATGTGCTGTTCAGCATTGGCATAAAAGTTGCATTCATTGGGACGTCAAAATTAAAAGTACGTAGTAGGTATATATGCTGGTTCTAATCGTCAAAAAAATTGGTATCATTTTGTTTAGATGATAAATTAATGAGTAGTGTACAGATActtataacttttatttatatttttatttacaatattgattttgtcagttttgtttttttaattaaattttgaattttaaattttaaattttataattttcaacgtATCAATGACCgatatatagagaaataaattttttataaattttttttttaagtacgaatagcatttttctaaattaagagtAAAGAATTATGCAGCTAGGAGTTTGTAGTTGCATTAATCACTTTCATCTGTGCCCACCTTGTAATTATAATGTACAGAGTCCAACTTTGTTGGTAAACTGACTTGTTGCAAATTTTGACATTTAATGTTCTCGTTGTTTCTCGTTGTTATCAAGGGATCCGTGGTTCCCTATACTGTCCTTATAAGGACCATCGCCCTGAGTCCATCTGTTTTCAAGAACTCCaccaaaaataaatgaaaatttggatttttgagtTCTCTGCTGGACTCCTCCCCCTTTGTGGCTGCAGGATCGTTTGCAATATTATTCTGAAAGAGTTTGATGACATTAATTCGGTCCATCCGGCCAAGTGGTAAAGATCAAAGCTTCTGCACCAGCAAGAATTCTGCTAGCATTAATCTGCAGAAAGATATTCAATTCTACAAGCCATGGCATGCACCTCATTGACTATTCCAACGTCTCCAAGGGTTGCTGCAGCCTCGGAAGACATGTTCGTCAAAGAGCACATGAGGGGCCTTCGCCGCTCACGCTCTAGCAAGGACCTTCGCAATGGAGCCTGCATCCGAAGATCTTACTCTGATAACCACTTTTTTCACTCCAACAATCGTATCCAAGCCACTGCTACACAACCAAAACTCAAGAGCAGTCGTTCAATGGGAATTTTCCCATTATTTCAATTGCCTAGTACCATCTTCCCAAGCTCCGTTCGATCATTTTTGTTTGATCCGGAGACAAGTAAGGACATGAATGTAGTGGAAAAGGATATGAATATAATGGAGAACTCAGTGGAGTGTAGTGAAGGAGAGGCCGGGATAAAGAGATCGAATTGGATGGAGAGGTTACTGGAAATAAGAAGTCATTGGATAAATCGGCAGCATAATGAGGGTGAGGATGAAGATGTGACTGGTGAAGAGTGTGACATTGGTGAGTGTGATTGTGGCGGAGATGAAGGCGGTTGTGCCGTCAATTATagttcagaagaagaagaaggaggaggagtcAGATATAATCGTGAATCATTCTCGAGACTTCTGGCTCGAGTGCCATGGTCTGATACAAAGCTGTTTTCTCAGTTTGCGTTTTTGTGCAACATGGCTTATGTGATACCAGAGATCAAGGTACCTTGTTATTCTGCTTCTTTCAGATGGGGTTTCTTCAATTTTTGTTAATTGGTTCgattgtttttcaatttaaaaattatggtacttaAGAGTTacaaatgtgtatatatatatatatacagtcaAGTATGGTTCGTATAAAGAAATAACTTGATCCCACTGATAAATGCAGGCAAAAGATCTGAGAAAATATTATGGCCTGCATTTCGTCACATCTTCATTGGAGAAGAAAGCAGAGGCAGCCGCAATTAAAGCAAAACTTGATGAGGATTCCACTGCCATACCCCAAGCTGCCTCAGAAGCAGCAAGTGAATTCAGTTCTGAGAAAGATGTGGCCTCAGGGAAGAAGTGTCCTATCCACCGATCTGTTGCTTATGAGATTGCGGCATCAGCTGCTTCTTATGTCCAATCACGTACAAAGAGTCTTTTGTCTCTTGGTTCTGAATCACAGGAGGAGGGTGATGACGAGGAGTCAACCAGAGGACAGCCACAAGAGCAGGAAGAAATTTCACCCCGATTATATAAGCCAGAAATGGCTGCTTGCATGGCTGCTTCAACAATGACAGCAGTGGTTGCAGCTGGAGAGAGGGAAAAACAGGAGGCAGCAAAGGATCTTCAGTCACTCCATTCATCACCTTGTGAATGGTTTACTTGTGATGATTTAAGCACGTATACTCGCTGCTTTGTGATTCAGGTAATTCCTTCTTCAGCCATTCATCACAGAAGAACAATAGGacattgattttctattttataacaACTGAATCCGACAATGAAGACTTTTTTCTTGTGAATTGCAGGGATCAGACTCCTTGGCATCTTGGCAAGCAAACCTTTTCTTTGAACCAACCAAATTTGAGGTAACAATCTCCTCCAGTTTATTCGTGTACCATACATACAATGAGACAGAACCGTGAATACCTGTACTGGTGGATGCAGGATACAGATGTGCTTGTTCATAGAGGAATTTATGAAGCAGCAAAGGGAATATATGAGCAATTCATGCCAGAAATAGTTGAGCACTTGAACAAATATGGGGAACGTGCAAAACTTCAATTTACTGGTCACTCTCTTGGGGGTAGTCTCTCTCTTTTGGTCAACTTGATGCTGCTGACCAGGAAGGTTGTCAAACCCTCCACTCTCCGACCGGTGGTCACTTTCGGCTCACCGTTTGTGTTTTGTGGAGGCCAAAACATACTTGATGAGCTGGGTTTGGATGAGAGCCACATTCACTGCGTGATGATGCATAGAGATATTGTTCCTAGAGCCTTTTCCTGCAACTACCCTAACCATGTTGCCACAGTCCTGAAGCGTTTAAATAGCGCCTTTCGCTCGCATTCTTGTTTGATAAAAAATGTAACATCATCTTGATCATTCTCTATCATCTTTCcagttcaaattcaaaattaataatcttGGAATTTGTTAAATGTTGACTTTGTAGCTTTGAATTTTTGGTTTTCTCACTGACCTTTTCCCTATTCCATGTTTATGCAGAAACTATTGTACTCTCCTCTGGGCAAACTATTCATTCTGCAACCTGATGAGAAGTCATCTCCTCCGCACCCTTTACTCCCTACAGGTAGTGCTCTATATACCTTGGACAAGAATCAATGTGGATACTCTACAAATGCCCTTGCAGCCTTCCTAAATAGTCCCCACCCCCTAGAGACACTAAGCGATCCCACCGCCTACGGCTCAGATGGTACGATCCTCAGAGACCATGACTCGAGCAACTACCTGAAGGCTGTGAACGGGGTTTTAAGGCAACGTACAAAGATGGATGTTCGGAGAGTAAGAGAACAGAAGAACCTACCGTGGCCGCTTTTGACTTCACCATCTCCACACACGTGGAATCACGACAGTGACTTGAACAACAGTAGTTTAGCAACCAAGGAGATAATGACTGGAGTATGATAAACATATTCACAGGGATGCCAACCCTTGTATATAAACCAAGCAAATCAGCAAATTGAATTGAGGAGTTTTACATGTTCTAATCGGTTTTGCATACATGTGTTCCTTGTAATTAGATAACATCCTACGCTCATTTCTGTATGTGTTACTCatctgtttcatgtaaatggttAAATATCTTACTTTTCAATGTAGCTTGTGTTGCTCAACATCGACTAACATTTACTATTAACATTTGATATTTCTGAGAGAAACGCATCTGGGTATTACATGCTCACTCAAAGCTCCGTCATAACTtggccaaaagaaaaaaaggcgAAGGGAAATAATCAGTAGATTGAGAATTTGTGATAGGGTATGGAACATTGATGGGAAAAAACCAAAAGAGACCGAGGAATGAACTCTCTATCTCAACACTAAccaacaaacaaagaaaaagctCATTCCAAAAAGGTTACAAAGCAAATATCACCATTGAGCAACCCTCATTTACTCTCTGCAGCCATCCTCTTGCGAATTTCGAGAGCTGTATTGAAAATCCCAAGCGTTGGCTTGTTGCAGACAAAGCATTTCTTGTTCTTCGCATGAtgctgaaaatgaaaagaacaaaatttcatttACTACTGAATGAAGGAGAGAAGGGCAACTACGAAACCACATGGACATATTTTAAATGACAGCACTCTGTGTTGCTCAAGCACAGAACGAAAGCAGAAATGAAAAACACCAAAATGTTGATATATCATTAAGAGTTATTACAACAATGCTGTTTACTCAAAGGTTCAGTATCAGCAGTTGCCTAATCAATTTTGCTAGAGCTTCATAATAAAAGCTTTTATGGCATCAGTCAGCAGTTGATCCTGGGATTCTAAGCCCAAAAAAGATTTGTTGAACCCAACAAACTTTAGATCACATGCCTGAAGTTGCAGACTTGACATTCTGCAGAACAAGCCTAGTCTAAACTTCACAAGCAATCGGCTCAGAATTGAAACCCCAAAGAGGCTAACAAAACCCAAATTACACCC
Above is a genomic segment from Juglans microcarpa x Juglans regia isolate MS1-56 chromosome 1D, Jm3101_v1.0, whole genome shotgun sequence containing:
- the LOC121264677 gene encoding phospholipase A1 PLIP1, chloroplastic — translated: MACTSLTIPTSPRVAAASEDMFVKEHMRGLRRSRSSKDLRNGACIRRSYSDNHFFHSNNRIQATATQPKLKSSRSMGIFPLFQLPSTIFPSSVRSFLFDPETSKDMNVVEKDMNIMENSVECSEGEAGIKRSNWMERLLEIRSHWINRQHNEGEDEDVTGEECDIGECDCGGDEGGCAVNYSSEEEEGGGVRYNRESFSRLLARVPWSDTKLFSQFAFLCNMAYVIPEIKAKDLRKYYGLHFVTSSLEKKAEAAAIKAKLDEDSTAIPQAASEAASEFSSEKDVASGKKCPIHRSVAYEIAASAASYVQSRTKSLLSLGSESQEEGDDEESTRGQPQEQEEISPRLYKPEMAACMAASTMTAVVAAGEREKQEAAKDLQSLHSSPCEWFTCDDLSTYTRCFVIQGSDSLASWQANLFFEPTKFEDTDVLVHRGIYEAAKGIYEQFMPEIVEHLNKYGERAKLQFTGHSLGGSLSLLVNLMLLTRKVVKPSTLRPVVTFGSPFVFCGGQNILDELGLDESHIHCVMMHRDIVPRAFSCNYPNHVATVLKRLNSAFRSHSCLIKNKLLYSPLGKLFILQPDEKSSPPHPLLPTGSALYTLDKNQCGYSTNALAAFLNSPHPLETLSDPTAYGSDGTILRDHDSSNYLKAVNGVLRQRTKMDVRRVREQKNLPWPLLTSPSPHTWNHDSDLNNSSLATKEIMTGV